The genomic stretch TCGCGTAACGAACGATAGCCAACGCTTGGAAAGTACGTTCGGAGCTGACCGATACCGGGTAAGTCTTGTTACGCAAAACATTCCCGAAAATCATGTATTTAATACATTTCTCGTAATATTCCCCCGTGACATCCAGTGTCACGTGTTTCTTCGCCCCCAAGGCATACGCCTTTTCCTCGATCCCGGCCAGCTCACCGGGGGTAAATCCCCCGGTATTCGCCAATGCCGTGTAAACCTCAAGCCCCATTTCCTCGCTCAGGTACTTGACACAGTAAGAGGTATCTAATCCCCCGCTATATGCTAAAACTACTTTTTTCATGAATATAAATTACAAGTTACAAATTTGCCGTATGTTTCATGGCAGAGCGAGAAACCGGTAACCCGCAAACCGCCAACGTGGACCCCACAACATGACGCAGATGCTTGAACAAAAGCAATGACCTCCCCTTAGTCGCCTTTTTAGCCGCCGCCTGTTGTCTGGCCACGACCTCCGGATCATAAATCATCCCGGTACAAAGACACTTGGTCATGTTCGTCCGTTGCAATATGTCATAATTCACGCAAGACTTGCATCCGGCCCAAAACTCCTCGTCATCCGTGAGTTTGGCAAAAGTAACAGGCACGTAACCCAATGAAGTATTGATTCGCATCACCTGCTCACCAGTTGTCAAGCCGAAAAGCTTTGCTTGCGGGAATCGCCTTCGCGACAGATGAAAAGCAGCCTCCTTTATTTGTTTTGCCACTCCCAATCCCCGGTAGGCCGGTACCACGATCAACCCGGAGTTTGCCACGAATTTCTGATGCCCCCATGATTCAATATAACAGAAGCCCACGAACTCCTCTCGATTCAGAGCGATAATTGCCTTCCCGTTTCGGATTTTATCGGCAATATACTCGTCCGTTCTTCTGGCTATACCAGTACCTCTTGCTTTTGCAGCCTGATCAATCGCATCGTTTATCGCTGTCACGTATGACAGGTGTTTCTCGGATGCAACTACAACTTCAATCTTCATCTTTTTACAATTTAATCTAAATCATTCAAATTCTTTTTGGTTACTCATTGTGCATATTTATTTATTCACCATGCAAATATATGCATTAATATGCGGCAAAAACAAATATTTTCTCATTTTTTTCACCGAAAGAAAAGAAAACGCCTTGACACCCACCACCAGCAAACAATCAAACAATATATTACATGAAATAAAAACAACAAGCAAAGTGCCACTCATTCCAAATGCCACAAGCATTACACGAAGAAAACGTACTAATTTCACCATCTCTAAAACATGAAGAAAACGATCGAAACAGTTATATTGAATAAATATGCAATATCATCAAAAACTTTTTATTCAAAATCGCATACGGAAATCCATTAAAAATTCGTAATATTGTAGTTTACTATCAGACATAAACTTATGTATAGACTATTCTTCTTTTCGATTTTAGCAGGATTCCTATCAAGTTGTGAGGATTCACGCGGAGTAAGCCCTACTCCGGGCCCTTACTCGTATGTCCGGATTAACACGTTCACGAAAGACAAAATGACCGACCAATACTTTTGGGCGGATGAAGTCAAGGACAAAAACATTGATCCAGATAGTAACCCAGCGGAATATTTCGCTACCATGAAATACCCCGAGGACCAATGGTCACGCATCACGAGTTCCAAAGGTTTGGGAGAAATTGCCGACGCCTCCGGGTATGACGAAGGTTTTGGCTACAACTTGACTTTCTGGGAGAAAGAGGGCTACATATTCGCGGATGTCAATTTCGTTTACCCGAATTCTCCAGCAGCAAAAGCAGGACTAAAACGGGGAGACCTGATCACTCACATGGACGGGGAAAGGATCACGACGGAAAATTACACAAATTTGTACTACGCATCCCAGCTTTCTCTCGGGCTATCAAACGATGAAGTATCAGAACCGTACGAAACGAAAAAGCTGACCGCCCAAACATACACGATCGATCCGGTACTTGATTACGGGTTGATTCCCTTGGAGAACCAAACAATCGGGTACATGATCTACACGGATTTCGTGTTCCGCGGTAACACGTCGCTGGCACAACTGAACAACGTGTTCCAAACCTTAAAATCAGCCAATATTGACGAATTTATTTTGGATTTACGATATAATCAAGGCGGGTACATTTTTGCTGTAAAACAACTATGTTCACTTCTCGCCCCGGAAGAAGTCGTGGAAAACGAAGAACTGCTTATTCACAAAAGCTGGAATAAAGCATATCAGGAAAAATACGCCGACGATCCCGCCCGGTTGGAAGAACATTTTGACAAAACGGTGCCCCTTGACTCCCGTCTAAACTTGAAACGCCTGTGGGTGATCACGAGTAAAGTGACCGCATCAGCCGCCGAAATGCTGATCAGTGCCTTATCCCCATACATGGAAGTAAACGTCGTTGGCGACATTACCATGGGGAAAAATATGGGTGGAATCATCTACACGCCTAACGACAAAGACTTACAGAACTGGAATATCATGTTGATCTCCACGGAATACAGAAACAGTCGGGGAGAATCCGTCAAAGGCGGTATCCCCCCCATGTTCCCCATCTTGGAACAATTTCACCATCAACACCAACTAGGAGATAAAGAAGAACCCTTGCTGGCTGCAACCCTTCAACTCATCACGCAGGATGCGATTGCCACTCCGGTCATGAATAGTCGGAGCAGTAGAAGTCTCGACACGGGTACCCCTCGCCGGATTATCCCAAAATTCGTGCAGGCAAAATCTAGGTTATTACTAGGGATAGAAAACTAATTCACACGGGAGAGTCCTCAAAATTCAGTTTGTATTTGCAGGTAGCTCCCTATCCGCTTTTCACTTTTTACATTTAAAAATGCAGAGGTGAGATGAAAAAATTTTGTCCCATCTAATGTAAAATAATGTTATCACTATATGATCAAATTGCCATTTCAGAGTGAGCCGCTCCCATTCCCCTCCCATTCCGCCCCTATTCCCCTCCTATTAAAATAACGAACAATTATACTTATATAGTATACATTAACAAGAGGGTAAATGTATGATAACTGTTTAATACAATTATTTTAACAGGATCAGAAATAAATCCTATCCGAATTCCGCTTTTTGGGGGACAAATCATTACTTACCCGCGTGTTCCGAACGTGCGAAAAAACAAGACTCTCACCCCCATACTAATCATCATGTAAAATCCTTGCCTCGATACAGCAAGAGGGAATCGGCCCGAGAAAACGGGAATCCAATGAATTGCCCCGGTTATCGCCCAACATGAAGTAATAATCTTTTTGAAAAACATAGGAAGTCAATTTATCCGGATCGGCAACACATTCCGGTCCCCGCAGCAGAGAACCGTATAACATCCGGTTCTCTAGAGTCAACTCGATTCTCATCCCCTTGTAAGGCAACTTGTAAGGCCCCCAATGCCGGAAACTCCATCCGCAGGAATCCGCGAGAAACACTTTCCGTCGGGTTTCCCCGCGTTGACGGAACACAAGACTATCGACCACCCCTCCTTGACGAAGACGATCTAACATTGTTTTATCAAGCGACATATACACGGCATCTTCAGAAACCGAATAATCATCCGAATTCATAAACAATGACAACTCTTTACACGCCTCCCGGAATCTCATATAGTCCGAAAAATAAGCCATATAACGCAAACTCAACGTTTTGTCCTCCTCTCGCTCTTTCCCGTTAATGACAGCACGTCCCTCCTCCACGGAGACGACATCACCCGGCAAACCGATGCACCGCTCGATGTGAATCCGGGAGGAATCCACAGGAGCATAATACGCCAAAATATCATTTTTCTTGGGTTTCCAAAAACCGATCATTTTTATCCGGTCCTTTGCCGCAAACTTACCGGTACGGTATTTACTGGAACGCGTGAACATCGTGACCAAAGGCCATTCCTCGACAGCCGAAAGATAGATACCACCATACCGCCACTTCTCGCCCTGCACGGTCACATTACTATTCAGTGCGGGCAACATCGATTTCGTGGGCACCAGATAGGTCTCGTAAAACATAAACTTTGTACTCAAATACAAGAGCATCACGAGAACCACCATGACTAAAGCGTAACGATCATACCGGGTATCAAAAATCAAAATACCCAGAACAACAAGCAACAACACGGAAAGGAGTAGCCATAAATATTGAAAGAAAAGTACAGACAATATCAACAACACTCCTATCAATCGATCACGTTTATTCATTTGCTACAGTTTTTATCTTTATAAGCCGTATATGGCCAACTACCCCCTGATGTAAAGGTATAAAAAACTGCACAAAATCGCATTTATCCTATCTTCTTTTTACCAAAGTTCCCCGCCCGGTCACGTTTTGTTTGGTAATCCGCGGATTCCCATCATAGATTAGAATGCCAGCCGAAGAAATCTCTGCCTCCAACTGCCCGGAAATGGAAACTTCTGCCTTGGCAGCCCCGCTAATTTCGGCATCACAATTTTTCACACGCAATTCCCAAGCTTTCAGCGTGGCAGCGGAAGACATTTCCAGATCAAACTGCTCCACCTCACCTTTAAGTTCTAGTCTTGCAGCGCCGGATGCTTCCACGTCAACTTCACTTCCTTTCACCTCCAACTTCACGCTCCCTGCACCGGATGCCACGATTTCCAGTTTATTCACGGTAAAAGGCGAACTTCCTTCCAAACGCCCGGCTGCTGCCACGTTTATATCCGTGATAATAGGCATGGACACGGAAACATTCATTGCCGTATATCCCCGAACAATCACTTCCGGGTCAAGGAAAATATTCAATTGCCCGTTCTTTATCTCCGTTTTTATATAAGGAATAATATTATCATCCGCCTCCACGGTAATCCCTTCCGTTTTTCCTTGTGATACATACAAGGTGATCGACTGTTGAACGGAAACACGGGTAAACGGCTGATCCGCCTGACGATCATGCACCACAAGATACCCCGTTCCCTTGATCTTCTTCACCTCGGCAGAAACCCCCACCGCCATCAATATCCCCAATAAAATCAAACCAACCTTTTTCATTTACGATTTATGATTTACGAATTATGATTTATGATTAAAAAGCGTGGACTTCATAGGTTGATATCTAAAATCTAAAATTTTAAATCTAAAATTACTCCAGTTTTCCTATCGCCTTCAGGTATTCCGATTCACACAATTTCAAAGCGGCCTTCGCATCCACCCATTCGCTCCAAGCCTGTTGCCATTGGGCCTGAGCCTCCAATAAGTTTGTCAGATTTTCCATTCCTACCTCATACTGATCCTCGGACACTCTCAGATTTTCCTTTGCCTGCTCCAAGGCAGATTCCGTCAAACGTATCCGGGTTTGGGCATCATTCAGCTTAAAACGACTTCCGGCTATTTCCAATTGCATCATTTCACCCAATCGCTCTTTATTCAAGCGACTCATTTCTTCCTCGGCCTTCACCACCCGAACTTTATTCCGTCCCTCTCCCCAGTTGAAAATAGGTATTGCCACGGACGCCATTGCACTAAAAGAACCGGAATTGGAATCGTCACCATTCAGTTTCAAGCCACCGCCATAACCGTAACCCGCAGAAACACCCACTTGAGGCAGGAAATCGGCACGGGCCACGTTGATCTCCTTCCGTTTCATCTCCACCTGTTTCTCCAACATATTATAATCCGGCCTTTGTTCCAACCCGTCCGGCAACGCCAGCACACCGGGCGTTATCGTGGCCGATAGAGAATCAGTCAGTACCAACTCGGTATTCAAATCCAACCCCACCAAGCGACAAAGATTCATTTGAGCCAACTGCTTTCCATGTTCCGCTTGTTGCAGTTGTAACAAGGCATCATTATATTTCACCTGAGCTTTCAACACATCATTCAACGGGGCCATCCCCGCCTGTTGGGCATCCTCTAGGTTCTTCACCAACTCGTTCACCACCGACTTGTATTTCCGGGCAACCAATACCAATTCCTGTACCCGGACACATTGCCAGTAAGCCTGTTCCAATTCGACAAGCACTTCCGAACGATTCAACCGAATATTTTCCTCGGCAAGCTCTT from Butyricimonas virosa encodes the following:
- a CDS encoding GNAT family N-acetyltransferase; this translates as MKIEVVVASEKHLSYVTAINDAIDQAAKARGTGIARRTDEYIADKIRNGKAIIALNREEFVGFCYIESWGHQKFVANSGLIVVPAYRGLGVAKQIKEAAFHLSRRRFPQAKLFGLTTGEQVMRINTSLGYVPVTFAKLTDDEEFWAGCKSCVNYDILQRTNMTKCLCTGMIYDPEVVARQQAAAKKATKGRSLLLFKHLRHVVGSTLAVCGLPVSRSAMKHTANL
- a CDS encoding S41 family peptidase — protein: MYRLFFFSILAGFLSSCEDSRGVSPTPGPYSYVRINTFTKDKMTDQYFWADEVKDKNIDPDSNPAEYFATMKYPEDQWSRITSSKGLGEIADASGYDEGFGYNLTFWEKEGYIFADVNFVYPNSPAAKAGLKRGDLITHMDGERITTENYTNLYYASQLSLGLSNDEVSEPYETKKLTAQTYTIDPVLDYGLIPLENQTIGYMIYTDFVFRGNTSLAQLNNVFQTLKSANIDEFILDLRYNQGGYIFAVKQLCSLLAPEEVVENEELLIHKSWNKAYQEKYADDPARLEEHFDKTVPLDSRLNLKRLWVITSKVTASAAEMLISALSPYMEVNVVGDITMGKNMGGIIYTPNDKDLQNWNIMLISTEYRNSRGESVKGGIPPMFPILEQFHHQHQLGDKEEPLLAATLQLITQDAIATPVMNSRSSRSLDTGTPRRIIPKFVQAKSRLLLGIEN
- the lepB gene encoding signal peptidase I — protein: MNKRDRLIGVLLILSVLFFQYLWLLLSVLLLVVLGILIFDTRYDRYALVMVVLVMLLYLSTKFMFYETYLVPTKSMLPALNSNVTVQGEKWRYGGIYLSAVEEWPLVTMFTRSSKYRTGKFAAKDRIKMIGFWKPKKNDILAYYAPVDSSRIHIERCIGLPGDVVSVEEGRAVINGKEREEDKTLSLRYMAYFSDYMRFREACKELSLFMNSDDYSVSEDAVYMSLDKTMLDRLRQGGVVDSLVFRQRGETRRKVFLADSCGWSFRHWGPYKLPYKGMRIELTLENRMLYGSLLRGPECVADPDKLTSYVFQKDYYFMLGDNRGNSLDSRFLGPIPSCCIEARILHDD
- a CDS encoding head GIN domain-containing protein — its product is MKKVGLILLGILMAVGVSAEVKKIKGTGYLVVHDRQADQPFTRVSVQQSITLYVSQGKTEGITVEADDNIIPYIKTEIKNGQLNIFLDPEVIVRGYTAMNVSVSMPIITDINVAAAGRLEGSSPFTVNKLEIVASGAGSVKLEVKGSEVDVEASGAARLELKGEVEQFDLEMSSAATLKAWELRVKNCDAEISGAAKAEVSISGQLEAEISSAGILIYDGNPRITKQNVTGRGTLVKRR
- a CDS encoding TolC family protein, giving the protein MRFIILSIGLLLAFAPSRAQRQLDLKQCREMALEYSKQLAIAEKQKEKAVWTKKEYGANYLPKLSASGFYLYHQKKQEYKLSGGYLPTYVPGADGKLQPNVVIGADGKPVMGTDGKPVFHEYAFLPDIPLTLSLRGVYMASVQLQQPLFMGGKIRAAHQAAKFGEELAEENIRLNRSEVLVELEQAYWQCVRVQELVLVARKYKSVVNELVKNLEDAQQAGMAPLNDVLKAQVKYNDALLQLQQAEHGKQLAQMNLCRLVGLDLNTELVLTDSLSATITPGVLALPDGLEQRPDYNMLEKQVEMKRKEINVARADFLPQVGVSAGYGYGGGLKLNGDDSNSGSFSAMASVAIPIFNWGEGRNKVRVVKAEEEMSRLNKERLGEMMQLEIAGSRFKLNDAQTRIRLTESALEQAKENLRVSEDQYEVGMENLTNLLEAQAQWQQAWSEWVDAKAALKLCESEYLKAIGKLE